In Synchiropus splendidus isolate RoL2022-P1 chromosome 11, RoL_Sspl_1.0, whole genome shotgun sequence, the DNA window GTTTAGTACGTACTCGGGGTGTGACAAGATCTCGAGAGATTACGGTGCAATAGTGTTTCTCTTATGGGAGGAATTTTGTCAGACTGGGTTATTGAAACATCTAttagtgacctgtgtgtgtgtgggggcagGGGGCTGTCCATAGaactaaaatacaaaataagaaTGACTCATCGTTCTACTGGATGAGGCTGATGGACATGGGATTCACTGCACCGAAACTCCTGGCAAAGATAATTGAATGTGCTAAATTGCACTTGTCGCTGTAGCTTCTTACAAGTCAGTCAGTGCTGGGGCTTAATAATTAAATGCTAAATATTGCAACTCTATTGTAGTTTACTATGTTTGAAAGTCTCGTAAGATGAGCCTCTCATTACATCTCTAGTATGTTCGTACATTGCTGTAAACTCTTTTCAAGGTTAATGTTGTGCAAGTAGACTTCCAAGTGCGTACATAGATGGTGTAGCATGATTGTTGAAGTGATGTACTCCTCATCTGTGTTCATTGGTGTTTCTGGTCTGACATTGATAAACAACTGTGGGGTAACTTTACCTTTTCAAAATACTCCAGGATTTGCCTTTTACATAAGCATTATTTATGCGAAACAATTGTACTAGTGAAATTAAATTTCTATCAGTTAAGATTAATAACACAtgattgattgattttttttttttgtcactcaaataaTGCCTCGCCTGTTTATGTAAACAGGCAATCTGTGGTTGCATCTGTCTTGTAGCTCCTGGTGTGACTGTGAGGCCATTGTGTGTTCACCTGTCACAGTGGCAGTAATTGTAGCAGTTTGGTTATTTTCAGCCGTAGTTTAGCGGAGGCGTGCTCGGACGGGGATGTCAACGCTGTACGCAAGTTGTTGGACGAAGGGAGGAGTGTAAACGAACACACAGAGGAAGGAGAAAGCCTGCTCTGCCTTGCCTGCTCAGCTGGCTACTATGAACTTGCACAGGTATGCAAAAGATGTCATGCCAGGCAATGTGACATGAATGTTTCGAAACCATGTCTTTGATGGTGTCCTTGCGCCTTTTCTCTAGGTTCTTCTGGCCATGCACGCCAACGTGGAGGATCGTGGCATCAAAGGGGACATAACGCCACTTATGGCTGCGGCCAGCGGAGGTTATGTGGACATAGTCAAACTACTTCTCGTGCACGGAGCAGATGTCAATGCTCAGTCCTCCACGGGTCAGTTCACCTCTCTTATTAAAGATCTTGCTTGCAATATGGTAAATATGAGCGTGTCGTTGATTCTTGGCTGCAATGCTTCTTTTGATAAACGATTTAAACTGTAGTAAGGCTGTTCACAGAAGTGGGTAGTTACTGCAGACCTTCAGAAGCTGCTGATAAATGCCTGTGGTTTCTCTTTTGAGATTGTTGTCTGCATTCATGAGCCACTCATACTCTACCGTTCTCTATGCGGAAGGTGCATTTCAGATCTTTCTTTACCCTTCCTATTCCCTGGGCTCTGTATTGAATCAACTGTCTAGTCACAATGCATGGAAAATTGCATCCCCCCTCTAATGCCAATTTAATATCCAACACTTTCTGTTCTTTCTCCATTTTAGGCAACACAGCTCTGACGTACGCTTGTGCTGGGGGCTTCGTGGATGTGGTGAAGGTGCTCCTCAAAGAGGGTGCCAACATTGAGGACCACAACGAGAACGGACACACACCTCTGATGGAGGCGGCCAGTGCAGGCCATGTGGAGGTGGCCAGGGTACTGTTGGAATACGGGGCTGGTATTAACACTCACTCCAATGAGTTCAAAGAGAGTGCGCTCACACTCGCCTGCTACAAAGGTCAGAATTGATTCCCTCGTTATCATAGCACATGAAGCCTTTTTAATCATCACTTTCTTTTCATATACTATTTTTCTAGGTCACCTTGATATGGTACGTTTTCTGTTGGAGGCTGGCGCAGACCAGGAACATAAAACAGATGAAATGCACACAGCCTTGATGGAAGCCTGCATGGTGAGCATCTGACCCAAATTTATACCATCTTAAAAACTGAGTGTCTTTCTGACTTCGGCTATTGGACGCCTCTGCCTTAGTTCCATTCACATGACCTCACAGTTTAGCCTTTTTGCTGTCATGAAGAACTACAATGATGTTGACACATGATTATGAAAGCTTCACCAGTGCGTGTTGTGAAGTGTCACATTTATATAACTGTGTATGCTGAACAATTACATCTTAAGCTTTTGAAACAGGCCAATTTatcagatttgtcttttttcttatttttcatttattggcAGCACAGAATGGACTAAAAGACTTCTTGGATGTCATTCAGTCGACTTCAACAATACAATTTATTTATAGATTGAATAATGCAACAAGTTTAACAGCTTTACTTTAAGTCAATAGATATGCATTTTTGTATAATAGTGTTAATAATTACTATCATTGTCATTATAATGCGTGTACGAGTATGCCTTGGAATCGCGAAGGTAAAATAGACTGTTTTAGAACACATTGCATTTGCGATTAAGTAGTTAACTGTTTCACACGGTGTTTTGTTGATCAATAAGAAATGGTTCATTATTTGATGAGGTTATTCGGGTGCTTATCTCCACCTTTGTGTGTCTCGCTGTCCCAGGACGGCCATGTGGAGGTAGCGCGGCTGCTGTTGGACAGCGGTGCACAGGTCAACATGCCAGCTGATTCTTTCGAGTCGCCTCTCACCCTTGCTGCCTGTGGTGGACACGTGGAGCTCGCTGCTTTGCTAATTGAAAGAGGAGCCAACCTGGAAGAGGTCAGGAAAAGCATTTTTAGAATATGCTGTGATTTAAAAGCACGCCAAAAGTCGCTCggttgttttcttcttcagtaATCTTGTTTCGCATATTCATagagtagcttcacatcaaaacaaaaaggtaaatgtttgtatttaccaAGTTATATTGAAAgctgttttactttgaaatgtgtCACGCATTTTCAACTGATCAAAACTATCTATCACTTGTGTGTTTTAAGCATCTTGAACTCAAAACCACCTGATACCATTCCATCTCTGGACTGACATGCTGATCTGAAATCATTTGATTATTGAACATCTTTGCTTACGTGAGCATTTTCTATGACTTCTATCAAGGTCAACGATGAGGGCTACACTCCTCTGATGGAGGCTGCAAGAGAAGGCCACGAGGAGATGGTAGCTCTGCTGCTAGCTCAAGGTATGATCTTGTATGCATTGAGTCATTCTTTCTCATCTACCTTGTGTACTGTCAAAATGGTGTTCAGGGACTGTCAATTTCCTCGCAGTGGTCAGCCTGAGTCAATATAGACATTGCTGCACAGTTACTGCACATTACGGTAGAACCTAGACGGTGAAATAGGAGAGCTAATTTGTCGGTGTCTcgtcatgtttttgttggaaGTTACCCATTATGTATTCTCTAACCGTTTAATGCTTAATTTAGTTCCcacatatttatgtattattagcAATGGAAGAAagcagtttgattttttttccattgatttGACTCTTGCATTTATTTCACAAAATGAAATGCTCTGATTGCTGTGTAGGTGCAAACATCAACGCACAGACAGAGGAGACGCAAGAGACAGCTCTGACTCTGGCATGCTGTGGCGGCTTCTTGGAAGTGGCCGACTTCCTCATCAAAGCCGGGGCTGACATTGAACTGGGATGTTCGACTCCTCTCATGGAAGCAGCACAGGAAGGCCACTTGGAGTTGGTTAAATACCTTCTGGCGgctggtgagtttttttttttaagtttgatcCTCAAAATAGAGAATCAACTCTTTGCTGATGTCTGTTTCTCACTGTTCTTCAAGGGGCAAACGTTCATGCGACCACTGCAACGGGTGATACTGCATTAACGTATGCTTGTGAGAATGGACACACAGATGTGGCAGATGTGTTGTTACAAGCTGGAGCTAATCTGGTAGGCTTTTAACCAATTCCTGGAAGTGTAATTCACTGTTGTCTGCTATCATTAATTGAtatttcaaaagcaaaaaaacagttGCTTGAAACAACATGGAAGTAATTGAAATGGATTTAAGTAgaactttaaatattttttgtaactCAACAACTCATGAACATGTTTCAGGAACATGAGTCTGAGGGGGGGCGGACTCCTTTGATGAAGGCTGCAAGAGCGGGACATCTCTGCACTGTGCAGTTCCTAATCAGCAAAGGTTtgtttttacatgttttaaaatTGTATACAAAACTATGTATACATGTAGTGAATAGCTATGAATGAGTAGAATATATTGGATGTTGAAAAAAAGGTTCATTCTCTTTGTCTGTTGTCCAGGTGCTAATGTGAACAGAGCCACAGCCAACAATGATCACACAGTGGTGTCTCTGGCCTGTGCTGGAGGACATCTGGCTGTGGTGGAGTTGCTGCTGGCACATGGTGCAGATCCTACACACAGACTCAAAGTAATAAAGTCACCCCACACTCGGCAACACAAGGATCGACCTTCTCATCCTTCTAACGTGACTGCTTCCCCTCTTTAGGATGGTTCCACTATGTTAATTGAAGCTGCTAAGGGTGGTCATACAAATGTTGTGTCCTACCTTTTGGATTATCCAAACAACATCCTGTCTGTCCCAGCACCTGATCTTTCCCAACTCACTCCCCCTTCGCAAGATGCCTCTCAGGTGAGTGGATAATCTGCTATACTATACATTCCTTGTTCCCTTTTCGTGAGAGCACAAGGCTGATAGTTCTGTCTGGTCTCAGGTCCCTCGTGTTCCATTCCAAGCTCTCGCCATGGTGGTTCCTCCTCAAGAGCCAGACCGTGCTCCATCAAACATCTCAACTCCTCCTCCCGTCTCCAATAAAGGTCATTGCTTATTCTGTTTTCCAGGGATCGGCTCATTTAGACATGGGGCGTCATTTTCTCTCCATCCTGCATTCTAGGTATGTCCAAGCAGCGACAGGCGGCCCTTCAAACCAGTGTCCCAAGCTCAGTGGGCCGAGGTCCTGAAAATGAGCAACTCCCGCCCTTTCACTTGTGCCAACCCCTGGAGTGCATCGTAGAGGAGACGGAGGGGAAACTGAACGAGCTAGGCCAGAGAATCAGCGCCATTGAAAAGGCCCAGCTTCAGTCGCTCGAGCTCATTCAGGGGGAGCCGCTCACCAAAGACAAAatcgaggagctgaagaagagcagagaggagcaggtattacatcattatttattttgaaagttcaTCAGCCTCCACTGGAAGATGTGAAGGGTGAAGAGGTCTTCTGCCATTCGCTGCATAATGATGCTGTTTGGTTTCCGTGTTGTCCAGCAAATTTCAGCTCTGCTCTCACTGTGATGTGGTCTTTTTACCGATGCAggtgcagaagaagaagaaaatcttGAAGGAGCTTCAGAAGGTGGAACGCCAGCTacagctgaaaacacagcaacaatTCACCAAAGAGTACATGGAAGTGAAGGGCTgtaaagaggagcaggagccaGGGCAGAGCCAGGGTCCTGGCCCGGGGCCTGGAAATGTGTTGTGTGCTCCCGAACCCCTCCCTGTCGTACCTGGCTCCCAAGTACACACCAGCTCTGATACGGATGAAGAAGCCAACAAAGATGgggagctgcaggagcaacCAGGAGATGAGGGAGAAGAGGTCTCAGCGTCAGACTTCTGGATAGATGACTTTTAAATGCTCGCTGCTGACATTTCTGTCTTTGACTTTTAGGAAGAGGACGGGGATAATGAGTATGAGGAGGACGACGAGGGCTCGGAGGAAGAGCCAGAAGCCGAAGATTTTACCAAGCTTCCGCAAGTGGGCACAATTCTCTACAGAGATGGCCCTCAACCACCGCAGCAGCCTCCTCTACCGCCATCACCACAGACCCAGTCCCAGCCGCCCCCGCCGCCTCTCCAAGCTGCTTTCGTTCCTATCCAGCCACTGCCTGACTACAACCCAGCGGACTATCCAGGAAGCACCAGCCCAGAGCTACAGAGGGTGCTCGTAGGGCAGCAGATGTTGAGTCAACAGCAGCAGGGCCAAGGTCAACAGTTAGCAGGTTTGGGTCCTGGAATGATACCTCAGCAGACCCCAGACGGACTCATGGTGGCTACGCCTGCACAGACgctcacagacacactggatgACATCATGGCAGGTGAGGTCATCAtctgtttcatattttattcaccaACGTGACTCCGTCtaaacaaaagtttttttcccccttttttgaACGTGTAGCTGTGAGCAGTCGGGTTCCAATGCTGAACACAACAACTTCACCCACGCCCCTCTTCCAGCCACCAACACAGACGCCTACAAACATTGCATCACCACCTTCTGTCTTACCCCTCTACCCCTCTGTCGACATTGACGCGCATGTAAGCCATACAGAtcgaaatgttttgttttttttctccacagttaACATTTGTTGATGTTCCCTTTTCTCTTCATGTTTGATTGACAGACTGAGAGCAATCATGACACGGCACTGACACTGGCGTGTGCAGGCGGCCATGAGGAGTTGGTGTCTGTCCTTATCGCTCGAGGAGCTAACATTGAGCACAGAGACAAAAAAGGTATTGCTTTACTTGGAGCAGGGAACTTTATAATTAATGACTCTGAGTGCTAATGACCTGTCGCCCCTCCCCACAGGTTTCACCCCTCTAATTCTGGCTGCCACTGCCGGTCACGTTGGTGTCGTCGAGGTGCTGCTGGACAAAGGGGGCGACATTGAGGCTCAGTCGGAGAGAACCAAAGACACGCCGCTCTCTTTGGCTTGTTCTGGGGGACGTCAAGAGGTGAAGGACCTTTTCCGGCAAGACATGTTCCATGGCTGAAAGTTCTTTTCAAAATGTTACAGGTTGTtgagttgctgctgctgcgtggTGCAAATAAGGAACATCGCAATGTCTCGGACTATACACCTCTGAGTCTTGCTGCTTCTGGGGGATATGTCAACATCATTAAGATTCTCCTCAACGCTGGAGCCGAGATCAACTCCAGGTAAAGAGCCGTGATGCCATTTACGTCGCTGTGATGTCTCATGGCATTTTCATGAGTGCATCTTATATCTTTCATCCCTGTTGGTTGCAGATTCGTCATCAATATTTCTCGTTCTTTTCCAAACAGGACCGGGAGTAAACTTGGAATCTCTCCCTTGATGTTGGCAGCGATGAATGGTCACGTCCCGGCTGTGAAGCTCCTGCTGGATATGGGCTCTGACATCAATGCCCAGATCGAGACCAACAGAAACACAGCGTTGACATTAGCCTGCTTCCAGGGCCGGGCTGAAGTCGTCAGCCTTCTCCTCGATCGCAAGGCTAACGTAGAGCACCGTGCAAAGGTTAACCAGCACATCAATTCACGTTCATTGCCAGATGTGGTGACTTGAATTAGTTGTATTTTTGGGAAATAGACTAGAAAAACATGAGTAACATAAACAGTAGCTCGCATAAATCATGTTTTTCTGCGTTGTGTAAAGAACACAGGACAAGGTCATTTGGATTTTAAAACCTTCATCTTGGTGCTTTGAATAAGTACCCTAACTATTTAAATACAAGTCTAGAATTTGCATTGCTTATTAAGAATTGTGATTTGAGGCCAAAGTGAGCTGAACTCTGACCTCTAAGTCAGACAGTCGAGAAGTAAGGTCCTTCTAATTCTACCCACTATAAACTAAAACGTGATTCAGAGTCTAGGCTACTGCAGATAATCAGGTTTTGTGGTTCTACATTTCTGATATCAATGTGGTAACAAAGCATATCAGATAGACCAAGTGTAATGCAAGACATGTATTAGCTTCatctcatctgctgctgtttgaacACTGACCTGGCATGTTGGTTTGGCAGACTGGTCTCACTCCTCTGATGGAGGCAGCTTCTGGTGGCTATGCTGAGGTGGGTCGAGTGCTGCTGGATAAAGGCGCTGATGTCAACGCTCCCCCTGTCCCTTCGTCACGAGACACCGCCCTCACCATTGCTGCTGACAAGGGCCACTATAAGTTTTGTGAGCTGCTTATAAACAGGTGTGTTCCCTGCAGTTTGCTTGCATGTGTCATCTGTTCTCCTTCCAGCTTGGTCATCATGATGCTTTTGTTTAGGGGCGCCCACATTGATGTGCGCAACAAGAAAGGAAACACACCTCTGTGGTTGGCGGCCAACGGTGGTCACTTTGATGTGGTCCAGCTTCTGGTGCACGCTAATGCGGATGTGGACGCTGCAGATAACCGCAAGATCACGCCGCTGATGGCTGCGTTTCGAAAGGTGGAAAAAAGATTCCGTCTTTATGTCGTATAGTGTTGAATTCTTTACTGACATCCATGTAATCTGTCAGGGCCATGTAAAAGTGGTGCAGTACCTTGTGAAAGAGGTTAACCAGTTCCCATCCGACATTGAGTGCATGAGATATATTGCAACAATTGCTGACAAGGTAAGTGTTTGTAGAATGAGTGAGCGTGGTCAACAGCTTCCGTACTAAGAGGCTCTGTTCTGTGCGACAACAGGAGTTGCTCAAGAAGTGCCACCAGTGTATGGAGACCATTGTCAAAGCCAAAGACCAGCAGGCAGCTGAAGCCAACAAGAACGCTAGCATTCTGCTCAAGGAGCTCGACTTGGAGAAGGTAAACCTGCTGACAAATGTGCCAAAAGTTTGATTCTCAACAAGGTCTATATGTTTTTTGTTGCTATATGATTTGGCAtcatttgtgttcatttgtaAGCACTGTGAATGATACTGTATTGGTACGGTTTACTTGAGTTTTTAACTTCGTCTTTACAGTCGAGAGAGGAAAGTAAAAAGCAGGCGCTGGCTGCCAAGCGAGAGAAGCGCAAGGAGAAacgcaagaagaagaaggaggagcaaaagaggaagcaggaggaagaagagggccAGAAAACCAAGGACGATTCCTTGGATATGCAGGAGCAGAAGGACGATTCGGCTGATGGTAACGTATATTGCTAGAGGGAGCCTGGg includes these proteins:
- the ankhd1 gene encoding ankyrin repeat and KH domain-containing protein 1 isoform X2 codes for the protein MQDAVAGTAMLTDGFEDEIDSVTPRSPVGAGIGVGATPAGVGLGGIGIGVGGKKVRLYGEPGGPTTDRLDFKLAAAAVLSSGPGSGSDEDEVSEVESFILDQEDLDNPIMKTASELLLSSATDGVDLRTVDPETQARLEALLEAAGIGKLSTADGKAFADPEVLRRLTSSVSCALDEAAAALTRMRAENTLNAGQADNLVIFSRSLAEACSDGDVNAVRKLLDEGRSVNEHTEEGESLLCLACSAGYYELAQVLLAMHANVEDRGIKGDITPLMAAASGGYVDIVKLLLVHGADVNAQSSTGNTALTYACAGGFVDVVKVLLKEGANIEDHNENGHTPLMEAASAGHVEVARVLLEYGAGINTHSNEFKESALTLACYKGHLDMVRFLLEAGADQEHKTDEMHTALMEACMDGHVEVARLLLDSGAQVNMPADSFESPLTLAACGGHVELAALLIERGANLEEVNDEGYTPLMEAAREGHEEMVALLLAQGANINAQTEETQETALTLACCGGFLEVADFLIKAGADIELGCSTPLMEAAQEGHLELVKYLLAAGANVHATTATGDTALTYACENGHTDVADVLLQAGANLEHESEGGRTPLMKAARAGHLCTVQFLISKGANVNRATANNDHTVVSLACAGGHLAVVELLLAHGADPTHRLKDGSTMLIEAAKGGHTNVVSYLLDYPNNILSVPAPDLSQLTPPSQDASQVPRVPFQALAMVVPPQEPDRAPSNISTPPPVSNKGMSKQRQAALQTSVPSSVGRGPENEQLPPFHLCQPLECIVEETEGKLNELGQRISAIEKAQLQSLELIQGEPLTKDKIEELKKSREEQVQKKKKILKELQKVERQLQLKTQQQFTKEYMEVKGCKEEQEPGQSQGPGPGPGNVLCAPEPLPVVPGSQVHTSSDTDEEANKDGELQEQPGDEGEEEEDGDNEYEEDDEGSEEEPEAEDFTKLPQVGTILYRDGPQPPQQPPLPPSPQTQSQPPPPPLQAAFVPIQPLPDYNPADYPGSTSPELQRVLVGQQMLSQQQQGQGQQLAGLGPGMIPQQTPDGLMVATPAQTLTDTLDDIMAAVSSRVPMLNTTTSPTPLFQPPTQTPTNIASPPSVLPLYPSVDIDAHTESNHDTALTLACAGGHEELVSVLIARGANIEHRDKKGFTPLILAATAGHVGVVEVLLDKGGDIEAQSERTKDTPLSLACSGGRQEVVELLLLRGANKEHRNVSDYTPLSLAASGGYVNIIKILLNAGAEINSRTGSKLGISPLMLAAMNGHVPAVKLLLDMGSDINAQIETNRNTALTLACFQGRAEVVSLLLDRKANVEHRAKTGLTPLMEAASGGYAEVGRVLLDKGADVNAPPVPSSRDTALTIAADKGHYKFCELLINRGAHIDVRNKKGNTPLWLAANGGHFDVVQLLVHANADVDAADNRKITPLMAAFRKGHVKVVQYLVKEVNQFPSDIECMRYIATIADKELLKKCHQCMETIVKAKDQQAAEANKNASILLKELDLEKSREESKKQALAAKREKRKEKRKKKKEEQKRKQEEEEGQKTKDDSLDMQEQKDDSADETEVPLEPPSATTTTTIGISATSTTFTTVFGKKRASVATTPSTNRKNKKNKTKDSSPNEPIILQDPQVALAQHKADKNKIHGEPRGGGGGVTGGNSDSDPLDSTDCASESSSSGGKSQELNYLPDLTSSASSSSSSSSTSSSSSAPSSGAAQSLPLLSGPEKRHCPPPQSEGKMDKVMVSISKPTQKAPDMSDSTPNSLPSPFKTIGLPVTSPNSKLSLTSPKRGQKREEGWKEVVRRSKKLSVPASVVSRIMGRGGCNITAIQDVTGAHIDVDKQKDKNGERMITIRGGTESTRYAVQLINALIQDPAKELEDLIPRNHIRAPGSKPVSASFPSTSGANSGSTAGPKALSSLVTSTGTSFQTSSSSSSSSSQAGGKLGKGLSSNVRQPFPVSLPLAYAHPQLALLAAQTMHQIRHPRLPMAQFGGTFSPAANNWGPFPVRPVSPGSANSSPKHSGGTNGTPGPARPNSTHNDHSNTASSGAPVTTTVTATSSAPNTSTATALPHSPNPTPYNPQASVLTPSSVRKQLFAPDSKPAGGPSASVSTTATSGSGAGRGTGSPAHYSSTPTTASAPLHPAGTVSQAPAQQSKVEPSVAAAPGKEKALPVESPSVSMSESTSSVSATTPAMAFPPKPEPRQQLPPPPSSAASTDAPPPLLTAQPNSHHPSVTPTVLPHNVAQPNNTVPHFSAPAPRVSHRMQPPGPYYTLPEQQQQQTQQQSVFVPFNSQQEQTKQSPNQTAQPTSLPPQAQTQAPGPLPVSANLNLMNGSQLQHVANAGKQMPTNYGAAGLFNFGSIFENNKQVGTNQVWGACPLPARSPPEQSYSAPQAYMNMGQMENMMPPPPPPDSSKAPGYRSASQRMVNNPIALTSYATSISGSPVYLHGHAPVGTPSFSRQHFSPHPWSAATSGEPQVQPPSTASSSTLSTSVMAPPPQSKQGSASQQDRKVPPPIGTERLARIRQTGSVNPPLLTTSYTASVGQGGIWSFGVGSASEAMSGWSQPLMSNHMIHPQLQAEQSAFSQHQPMEQDDTGIANPVNNYHQPQHLPSSYIDFPKGMPLSMYGGTMMPPHPPMAEGPAGPIYNGSHAGDPAWNSIIKVVPSNADGSDPQQQVWPGTWAPHVGSVHLNHVN
- the ankhd1 gene encoding ankyrin repeat and KH domain-containing protein 1 isoform X1, with the translated sequence MQDAVAGTAMLTDGFEDEIDSVTPRSPVGAGIGVGATPAGVGLGGIGIGVGGKKVRLYGEPGGPTTDRLDFKLAAAAVLSSGPGSGSDEDEVSEVESFILDQEDLDNPIMKTASELLLSSATDGVDLRTVDPETQARLEALLEAAGIGKLSTADGKAFADPEVLRRLTSSVSCALDEAAAALTRMRAENTLNAGQADNLVIFSRSLAEACSDGDVNAVRKLLDEGRSVNEHTEEGESLLCLACSAGYYELAQVLLAMHANVEDRGIKGDITPLMAAASGGYVDIVKLLLVHGADVNAQSSTGNTALTYACAGGFVDVVKVLLKEGANIEDHNENGHTPLMEAASAGHVEVARVLLEYGAGINTHSNEFKESALTLACYKGHLDMVRFLLEAGADQEHKTDEMHTALMEACMDGHVEVARLLLDSGAQVNMPADSFESPLTLAACGGHVELAALLIERGANLEEVNDEGYTPLMEAAREGHEEMVALLLAQGANINAQTEETQETALTLACCGGFLEVADFLIKAGADIELGCSTPLMEAAQEGHLELVKYLLAAGANVHATTATGDTALTYACENGHTDVADVLLQAGANLEHESEGGRTPLMKAARAGHLCTVQFLISKGANVNRATANNDHTVVSLACAGGHLAVVELLLAHGADPTHRLKDGSTMLIEAAKGGHTNVVSYLLDYPNNILSVPAPDLSQLTPPSQDASQVPRVPFQALAMVVPPQEPDRAPSNISTPPPVSNKGMSKQRQAALQTSVPSSVGRGPENEQLPPFHLCQPLECIVEETEGKLNELGQRISAIEKAQLQSLELIQGEPLTKDKIEELKKSREEQVQKKKKILKELQKVERQLQLKTQQQFTKEYMEVKGCKEEQEPGQSQGPGPGPGNVLCAPEPLPVVPGSQVHTSSDTDEEANKDGELQEQPGDEGEEEEDGDNEYEEDDEGSEEEPEAEDFTKLPQVGTILYRDGPQPPQQPPLPPSPQTQSQPPPPPLQAAFVPIQPLPDYNPADYPGSTSPELQRVLVGQQMLSQQQQGQGQQLAGLGPGMIPQQTPDGLMVATPAQTLTDTLDDIMAAVSSRVPMLNTTTSPTPLFQPPTQTPTNIASPPSVLPLYPSVDIDAHTESNHDTALTLACAGGHEELVSVLIARGANIEHRDKKGFTPLILAATAGHVGVVEVLLDKGGDIEAQSERTKDTPLSLACSGGRQEVVELLLLRGANKEHRNVSDYTPLSLAASGGYVNIIKILLNAGAEINSRTGSKLGISPLMLAAMNGHVPAVKLLLDMGSDINAQIETNRNTALTLACFQGRAEVVSLLLDRKANVEHRAKTGLTPLMEAASGGYAEVGRVLLDKGADVNAPPVPSSRDTALTIAADKGHYKFCELLINRGAHIDVRNKKGNTPLWLAANGGHFDVVQLLVHANADVDAADNRKITPLMAAFRKGHVKVVQYLVKEVNQFPSDIECMRYIATIADKELLKKCHQCMETIVKAKDQQAAEANKNASILLKELDLEKSREESKKQALAAKREKRKEKRKKKKEEQKRKQEEEEGQKTKDDSLDMQEQKDDSADETEVPLEPPSATTTTTIGISATSTTFTTVFGKKRASVATTPSTNRKNKKNKTKDSSPNEPIILQDPQVALAQHKADKNKIHGEPRGGGGGVTGGNSDSDPLDSTDCASESSSSGGKSQELNYLPDLTSSASSSSSSSSTSSSSSAPSSGAAQSLPLLSGPEKRHCPPPQSEGKMDKVMVSISKPTQKAPDMSDSTPNSLPSPFKTIGLPVTSPNSKLSLTSPKRGQKREEGWKEVVRRSKKLSVPASVVSRIMGRGGCNITAIQDVTGAHIDVDKQKDKNGERMITIRGGTESTRYAVQLINALIQDPAKELEDLIPRNHIRAPGSKPVSASFPSTSGANSGSTAGPKALSSLVTSTGTSFQTSSSSSSSSSQAGGKLGKGLSSNVRQPFPVSLPLAYAHPQLALLAAQTMHQIRHPRLPMAQFGGTFSPAANNWGPFPVRPVSPGSANSSPKHSGGTNGTPGPARPNSTHNDHSNTASSGAPVTTTVTATSSAPNTSTATALPHSPNPTPYNPQASVLTPSSVRKQLFAPDSKPAGGPSASVSTTATSGSGAGRGTGSPAHYSSTPTTASAPLHPAGTVSQAPAQQSKVEPSVAAAPGKEKALPVESPSVSMSESTSSVSATTPAMAFPPKPEPRQQLPPPPSSAASTDAPPPLLTAQPNSHHPSVTPTVLPHNVAQPNNTVPHFSAPAPRVSHRMQPPGPYYTLPEQQQQQTQQQSVFVPFNSQQEQTKQSPNQTAQPTSLPPQAQTQAPGPLPVSANLNLMNGSQLQHVANAGKQMPTNYGAAGLFNFGSIFENNKQVGTNQVWGACPLPARSPPEQSYSAPQAYMNMGQMENMMPPPPPPDSSKAPGYRSASQRMVNNPIALTSYATSISGSPVYLHGHAPVGTPSFSRQHFSPHPWSAATSGREPQVQPPSTASSSTLSTSVMAPPPQSKQGSASQQDRKVPPPIGTERLARIRQTGSVNPPLLTTSYTASVGQGGIWSFGVGSASEAMSGWSQPLMSNHMIHPQLQAEQSAFSQHQPMEQDDTGIANPVNNYHQPQHLPSSYIDFPKGMPLSMYGGTMMPPHPPMAEGPAGPIYNGSHAGDPAWNSIIKVVPSNADGSDPQQQVWPGTWAPHVGSVHLNHVN